The Flavobacterium piscisymbiosum genome includes a region encoding these proteins:
- a CDS encoding family 16 glycosylhydrolase, translated as MSKKIIINIVSILTILLMVGCQEDDLKFGDLQAPTNLVIKAEIVGKTDADPNGDGSGSVKFVATAADAISYKYVFSDGTSVNSPTGKADKRFAKPGLNTYTVTVVATGRGGVETNNSIEVTVQSDFSDPEAVTFLTGGTSKKWYWSASEPGHLGVGQNDADATKNYFANYYTATPFEKAASPESSCLYDNVLTFSLDGDVVKYQLDNGGATFFNAAFASVAGGSSPSDACLTYNAGGTKIVSLSPSESVVMANPNHLTQTRGTTINFSDGGFMGYYIGQSSYEIISITANRMVVRAVMGGNPALAWYHIFTTTKPTQAPPADYTKLVWSDEFDTDGAPDATKWTYDLGKGDNGWGNSEKQNYTNSANNVIVQGGSLKITAKKEASGGADYSSARLKTDGKFKFTYGKVEIKAKLPTGVGTWPAIWMLGSNYATKPWPACGEIDIMEHVGKNQNVILSTLHYPGHSGGDGNTGSKTIPNVSTEFHVYKTVWSPASVQTFADDVLIHSVPNDGTLPFNSDFFLILNVAMGGNLGGNIDAAFTQSSMEIDYVRVYQ; from the coding sequence ATGAGTAAAAAAATAATTATAAATATCGTGTCCATACTTACGATTCTGCTTATGGTAGGTTGTCAAGAAGACGATTTAAAATTCGGGGACTTACAAGCGCCTACAAATCTTGTAATCAAGGCCGAAATTGTAGGTAAAACCGATGCAGATCCAAACGGAGATGGTTCGGGATCAGTTAAATTTGTAGCTACAGCAGCCGATGCTATTTCTTATAAATATGTATTTAGCGACGGAACCTCAGTAAATTCACCAACAGGTAAAGCAGATAAAAGATTTGCCAAACCTGGACTTAATACCTATACAGTAACTGTCGTTGCAACAGGTAGAGGAGGAGTAGAAACAAACAACTCGATAGAGGTTACAGTACAAAGTGATTTTAGTGATCCTGAAGCTGTAACGTTCTTAACAGGCGGAACATCTAAGAAATGGTATTGGTCAGCTTCAGAACCAGGGCATCTTGGTGTTGGGCAAAATGATGCAGACGCAACCAAAAATTATTTCGCTAATTATTATACAGCAACACCTTTTGAAAAAGCAGCTTCACCAGAAAGTAGTTGTTTGTATGATAATGTGCTAACATTCTCTCTGGATGGTGATGTTGTAAAATATCAACTAGATAATGGCGGAGCAACATTCTTTAATGCAGCTTTTGCAAGTGTAGCAGGTGGAAGTTCTCCTTCTGATGCTTGTTTAACATATAATGCAGGAGGAACAAAAATTGTTTCATTAAGCCCTTCAGAATCTGTTGTAATGGCTAATCCTAATCATTTAACACAAACAAGAGGAACAACAATAAATTTCTCTGATGGAGGATTTATGGGGTATTACATAGGACAAAGTTCTTATGAAATCATCTCTATAACAGCCAATAGAATGGTTGTAAGAGCCGTTATGGGCGGTAACCCTGCATTGGCTTGGTATCATATTTTTACGACCACAAAACCTACTCAGGCGCCACCGGCAGATTATACAAAATTAGTTTGGTCTGATGAGTTTGATACAGACGGGGCTCCTGATGCTACAAAATGGACTTATGATCTTGGTAAAGGAGACAACGGTTGGGGAAATAGTGAAAAACAAAATTATACCAACTCGGCAAACAATGTAATTGTTCAGGGTGGAAGTTTGAAAATAACAGCAAAAAAAGAAGCTTCAGGCGGAGCTGATTACTCTTCGGCAAGATTAAAAACAGATGGCAAATTCAAATTTACTTATGGTAAAGTCGAGATAAAGGCCAAACTTCCAACAGGTGTAGGGACCTGGCCGGCAATTTGGATGTTAGGATCAAACTATGCAACAAAACCATGGCCAGCCTGTGGGGAAATAGATATAATGGAACATGTAGGAAAAAATCAGAATGTTATTCTAAGTACCCTTCATTATCCTGGACATTCAGGCGGAGATGGTAATACAGGTTCTAAAACAATACCAAATGTGTCAACAGAATTTCATGTTTATAAAACAGTCTGGAGTCCTGCATCGGTACAAACTTTTGCAGATGATGTTTTAATTCATTCAGTTCCTAACGACGGTACTTTACCTTTTAACAGTGACTTTTTCTTAATTTTGAATGTTGCAATGGGAGGTAATCTGGGCGGTAATATTGATGCTGCTTTTACACAATCTTCTATGGAGATTGATTACGTAAGAGTATATCAATAG
- a CDS encoding glycoside hydrolase family 16 protein, protein MKKVFVLLMITSFSFAQEVKRKLVWEDNFNKKEVDETFWNFELGDGCPNLCGYGNNERQIYTKTNHEFKDGNLIIEARKEGTKYTSTKITTKGKKEFKYGRIEARAKLPIGHGLWPAFWMLGANIDEVKWPKTGEIDILEYIGRDPHMVYTTLHTQDSHGNTINTKRTSFPTIEEGYHVYAIEWTKDKIDFFVDQTLVYTFNPEVKNEDTWPFDKPFYIILNLAIGGNFGGPEVDDNVFPQKFYIDYVRVYQ, encoded by the coding sequence ATGAAAAAAGTATTTGTATTATTAATGATAACCAGTTTTAGTTTTGCGCAAGAAGTAAAAAGAAAGCTAGTTTGGGAAGACAATTTTAATAAAAAAGAGGTTGATGAAACCTTTTGGAATTTCGAACTGGGCGACGGATGCCCAAATTTATGTGGTTACGGAAATAACGAAAGACAGATTTACACCAAAACAAATCACGAATTCAAGGATGGAAATCTTATTATAGAAGCCAGAAAAGAAGGAACTAAATATACCTCGACAAAAATAACAACCAAAGGTAAAAAAGAGTTTAAATATGGCCGAATCGAAGCCAGGGCAAAACTACCAATAGGACACGGTTTATGGCCGGCGTTCTGGATGCTTGGTGCCAATATCGATGAGGTAAAATGGCCTAAAACAGGAGAAATTGATATTCTCGAATACATAGGCAGAGACCCACATATGGTGTATACCACTTTGCATACACAAGACAGCCACGGAAATACAATCAACACAAAAAGAACCTCTTTTCCTACTATCGAAGAAGGATATCATGTTTACGCAATTGAATGGACAAAAGATAAAATCGATTTTTTTGTAGATCAAACACTAGTCTATACATTTAATCCTGAAGTAAAAAATGAAGATACCTGGCCTTTTGATAAACCATTTTATATTATCCTAAATTTGGCCATAGGAGGAAATTTTGGCGGTCCTGAAGTAGATGATAATGTATTTCCTCAAAAATTTTATATCGATTATGTTCGTGTTTATCAATAG
- a CDS encoding PKD domain-containing protein — protein MKKLHFIISLFVLAIAIGCSNDSNGSDVDIDSIGAPKNISALTTITQDNSGKVTFLPKGEGATQFKVNFGDGSPESTYFGVGSTVSHVYKEGVYKSKIIAMGLNGKTTEIEQELQVSFKAPENLVVVVTNDVSVSKKVTIKATADFALFYDVYFGEPGNPLPVSVNNGESLSYTYKEAGVYTIKVVSKSAAIKTTEYTAQIEAKLVVKPTTLAPAPPTRQAGDVISIFSSKYTNVAGTNFNPDWGQPGTYEEFDLNGHKILNYIKLGYQGIALANNVTIDVSDMEYLHMDVWTADLEKLETSLIKPGPDERAVTKDLTANQWTSIDIPISAFTSQGLTVNNIFQLKLVAKPAGGTVFIDNLYFYKGASQSVALPIDFESTDLTYTWGGFGNVDASIVTNPDKTGANLSDKVVKLDKKNGAETWGGASINLDAAPDFSKGTKVKVNVWSPKVGAQILYKMELSTSPKDGNGNPTVFIEIPVTTTVKNAWQVLTFDLTSAASFSASIKYDRVILFPDFGVTGAGETYYFDDIKQSN, from the coding sequence ATGAAAAAATTACATTTTATTATAAGTCTGTTCGTTTTAGCAATCGCAATAGGTTGCTCTAATGACAGTAATGGCAGCGATGTCGATATCGATTCGATAGGAGCGCCAAAAAATATATCGGCACTTACGACAATTACCCAGGATAATTCAGGTAAAGTTACTTTTTTACCAAAAGGAGAAGGTGCAACACAATTCAAAGTTAATTTTGGAGACGGAAGTCCTGAATCTACTTATTTTGGAGTTGGCTCAACTGTATCCCATGTTTATAAAGAAGGAGTTTATAAGTCTAAAATTATAGCAATGGGACTAAACGGAAAAACGACTGAAATAGAGCAGGAATTGCAGGTTTCATTTAAAGCTCCGGAAAACCTTGTAGTTGTGGTAACAAATGACGTATCTGTTTCTAAAAAAGTAACCATTAAAGCTACCGCTGATTTCGCGCTTTTTTATGATGTTTATTTTGGGGAACCAGGAAATCCTCTTCCTGTATCTGTTAATAATGGCGAATCGCTTTCTTATACTTATAAAGAAGCTGGAGTTTACACTATTAAGGTAGTTTCGAAAAGTGCTGCGATTAAAACAACTGAATATACTGCGCAAATCGAAGCAAAATTAGTTGTTAAGCCAACAACTTTAGCTCCAGCACCGCCAACACGACAAGCAGGAGATGTTATTTCTATCTTTTCATCTAAATATACAAACGTTGCAGGAACCAATTTTAATCCGGATTGGGGACAACCGGGTACTTATGAAGAGTTTGATCTAAATGGTCATAAAATTCTGAACTATATTAAATTAGGCTATCAAGGAATTGCTTTGGCAAACAATGTAACAATTGATGTTTCGGATATGGAATATCTTCATATGGATGTTTGGACAGCTGACTTAGAGAAATTAGAAACTTCATTAATTAAGCCGGGACCAGATGAAAGAGCCGTAACAAAAGACCTTACAGCAAATCAATGGACAAGTATCGATATTCCTATTTCGGCATTTACAAGTCAGGGATTAACAGTGAATAATATATTCCAATTAAAATTAGTTGCAAAACCTGCTGGAGGAACAGTATTTATAGATAATCTTTATTTCTATAAAGGAGCTTCTCAATCTGTAGCATTACCTATCGATTTTGAATCGACAGATTTAACTTATACTTGGGGCGGATTTGGTAATGTAGATGCATCTATAGTTACAAATCCTGATAAAACAGGAGCAAATTTATCTGATAAAGTAGTTAAACTAGATAAGAAAAATGGAGCAGAAACCTGGGGAGGAGCAAGTATAAATCTTGATGCTGCACCTGATTTTTCTAAAGGAACAAAAGTAAAAGTAAATGTATGGTCTCCAAAAGTAGGAGCTCAGATATTATACAAAATGGAACTTTCGACGTCTCCAAAAGACGGGAATGGTAATCCTACTGTTTTTATAGAAATACCTGTTACGACAACAGTCAAGAATGCTTGGCAGGTTTTAACATTTGATCTTACAAGCGCAGCTTCTTTTAGTGCCAGTATCAAATATGACAGGGTAATTTTATTTCCGGACTTTGGAGTTACAGGAGCAGGAGAAACATACTATTTTGATGATATTAAACAATCCAATTAA
- a CDS encoding endonuclease III domain-containing protein — translation MNKEARVQFVINTLKELYPTIPVPLDHKDPYTLLIAVLLSAQCTDVRVNQITPILFAKADNPYDMVKMSVEEIKEIIRPCGLSPMKSKGIYGLSHILIDKYDGKVPQSFEALEELPAVGHKTASVVMSQAFGVPAFPVDTHIHRLMLRWNLSNGKNVVQTEKDAKRLFPRDLWNDLHLQIIWYGREYSPARGWSLEKDIITRTVGKKSLIEEAMKKEEATKKIVK, via the coding sequence ATGAATAAAGAAGCTCGCGTACAATTTGTTATAAATACGTTAAAAGAACTCTACCCTACTATACCTGTCCCGCTTGATCATAAGGATCCTTATACTTTATTGATTGCTGTTTTACTTTCGGCACAATGTACGGATGTGCGTGTAAATCAGATTACGCCTATTCTTTTTGCGAAGGCTGATAATCCGTATGATATGGTAAAAATGTCGGTTGAGGAAATTAAGGAAATTATTCGCCCATGTGGTTTGTCGCCAATGAAATCGAAAGGAATTTATGGTTTATCGCATATTTTGATTGATAAATATGACGGGAAGGTGCCGCAGAGCTTTGAAGCTCTTGAAGAATTGCCTGCTGTGGGGCATAAAACAGCAAGTGTGGTAATGTCTCAGGCTTTTGGTGTTCCGGCGTTTCCGGTTGATACGCATATTCACAGGCTGATGCTTAGATGGAATCTTTCGAACGGAAAAAATGTGGTGCAGACAGAAAAAGATGCTAAAAGATTATTTCCGAGAGATTTATGGAATGATCTTCATCTTCAGATTATTTGGTACGGTCGTGAATATTCGCCTGCAAGGGGATGGAGTTTAGAGAAAGATATTATTACAAGGACTGTTGGCAAAAAATCGCTGATAGAGGAAGCTATGAAAAAGGAAGAAGCTACTAAAAAGATCGTTAAGTAG
- a CDS encoding RNA polymerase sigma factor — MADLHIPDALLVKNYVEGNETALATLIKRHESKIYGFIYSKIADRDISNDIFQDTFIKVIKTLKSNSYNEEGKFLPWVMRISHNLIVDHFRKTKKMPMYRETEEFSIFSVMSDDSLTIENKMIFDQVEVDLKKIIEELPEDQKEVLVMRMYQDMSFKEISEITGVSINTALGRMRYALMNLRKIIDKHQIILTN, encoded by the coding sequence ATGGCTGATCTGCATATTCCAGACGCTCTATTAGTGAAAAATTATGTCGAAGGCAACGAAACAGCCCTTGCGACACTAATTAAAAGACACGAGTCTAAGATATATGGATTTATATATTCTAAGATAGCTGATAGAGATATTTCAAACGATATTTTTCAAGACACTTTTATCAAGGTAATTAAAACCTTAAAAAGTAATTCCTATAATGAAGAAGGTAAATTTTTACCTTGGGTAATGCGTATATCTCACAATTTAATTGTAGATCATTTTCGTAAAACCAAAAAAATGCCAATGTACAGAGAAACCGAAGAGTTTTCTATTTTTTCTGTCATGTCAGATGATTCTCTAACTATCGAGAATAAAATGATCTTTGATCAGGTCGAAGTAGACCTAAAAAAGATAATCGAAGAACTTCCCGAAGATCAAAAAGAAGTATTGGTTATGCGTATGTATCAGGATATGAGTTTTAAGGAAATATCTGAAATTACGGGAGTTAGCATCAATACCGCACTGGGCAGAATGCGTTATGCACTAATGAATTTAAGAAAAATAATTGATAAACATCAAATTATTTTAACCAACTAA